A stretch of Aspergillus nidulans FGSC A4 chromosome VI DNA encodes these proteins:
- the ayg1 gene encoding heptaketide hydrolyase ayg1 (transcript_id=CADANIAT00009428) yields the protein MGWILGEKFDTVYPHKGSIEALWETKWKAACEISVYPFHDGKLEDFEPIFKKLIAENINDAYSDAYTEIFLPFAELLEQRAAAALRKGDGATASGLLLRAAVVYRIARFPYVGPATTGLKRTAFERQKIAYLRAASLWKPQLQETVIGHTHRKGKDGTHIPIYLCVPEDSSKPVPCVLIMTGLDGYRPDNTKRIHEIVSRGWAVVICEIPGTADSPADPSDPSATDRLLDSVFLYMRQRTDIDMSRIALWGLSAGGFYAIRAAHTHRNRLAGCIAHGPGAHYFLSEEWLNRVEDHEYPFP from the exons ATGGGCTGGATTCTGGGAGAGAAGTTCGACACAGTCTATCCACACAAAGGATCAATCGAGGCCCTCTGGGAGACGAAATGGAAGGCAGCG TGCGAGATATCAGTCTATCCTTTCCATGATGGAAAGTTGGAGGATTTTGAGCCGATTTTCAAGAAGCTCATTGCT GAAAACATCAACGATGCGTACTCCGACGCGTATACCGAAATATTCCTACCTTTTGCCGAGCTGCTCGAACAGCGAGCGGCCGCAGCGCTGCGCAAGGGTGATGGGGCTACCGCATCGGGCCTACTCCTCCGCGCAGCAGTCGTATACAGGATCGCGCGGTTCCCGTACGTAGGTCCCGCGACAACGGGCCTCAAGAGAACGGCATTCGAGCGGCAGAAGATTGCATACCTCAGGGCAGCATCGTTGTGGAAAccgcagctgcaggaaaCGGTCATCGGGCACACCCATCGTAAGGGAAAGGACGGGACACATATCCCAATCTACCTTTGCGTTCCAGAGGACAGTTCGAAGCCCGTCCCCTGCGTTCTCATTATGACAGGCCTAGATGGCTATCGGCCGGATAATACCAAGCGCATTCATGAAATCGTCAGCCGTGGGTGGGCAGTTGTGATCTGCGAGATTCCCGGAACGGCAGACTCCCCAGCTGATCCGAGTGACCCCTCTGCTACGGATCGCTTGTTGGACAGCGTGTTCCTGTATATGAGACAACGGACTGACATCGACATGTCGAGGATCGCACTTTGGGGACTGAGCGCAGGTGGTTTCTACGCTATACGAGCCGCGCATACGCACAGAAACCGTCTTGCGGGTTGTATTGCCCACGGTCCAGGCGCACATTACTTCCTAAGTGAAGAGTGGCTTAACAGAGTTGAGGACCACGAGTATCCGTTTCCGTGA
- a CDS encoding uncharacterized protein (transcript_id=CADANIAT00009426) produces MYRINNIYVLAAFGTIGGALFGFDVSSMSAFLATDQYLEFFNHPNSDLQGGITASMSAGSFAGAIAAGFIADHVGRRKSLMVASLVWIIGAVIQCSAQNVAHLVAGRVISGLSVGVTSSQVCVYLAELAPARIRGRIVGIQQWAIEWGILIMYLISWGCGKGIAGPSAFRVAWGVQAVPGLVLFLALFFFPESPRWLASRERWEEALDVLAALHGKGNRNDPVVQVEFEEVKEAARLAAEAKDVSFFALFGPRIWKRTLCGVSCQVWQQLLGGNVAMYYVVWIFQMAGMYVIFVATTGVILPYIDRIGRRLLLVSGAIICMIIHYAIAAVMATRGNPVDEINGNASLKWEITGASGKAVIAMSYIFVGVYGLTWAPAAWIYASEVFPLKYRAKGVGLSAAGNWIFNFALAYFVAPAFTNIQWKTYIIFGVFCTVMTFHVFFMYPETAQRSLEEIDLMFDTHVKPWQTAKLQDRFEEEVERQRKQSVAEAHVGDASHKEEV; encoded by the exons ATGTATCGtatcaacaacatctacG TGCTCGCTGCCTTCGGCACGATAGGCGGCGCTCTCTTCGGTTTCGATGTCTCGTCTATGTCCGCGTTCCTCGCTACTGATCAGTACCTCGAGTTTTTCAATCATCCCAATTCGGATCTCCAGGGAGGAATCACCGCGTCTATGTCGGCGGGCTCATTCGCCGGTGCGATTGCAGCTGGTTTCATCGCTGACCACGTAGGCCGCCGTAAGAGTTTGATGGTGGCCTCTCTCGTCTGGATCATTGGCGCAGTTATCCAATGTTCCGCCCAGAATGTAGCCCATCTCGTGGCCGGCCGAGTCATTAGCGGTCTCTCTG TCGGTGTGACTTCTTCCCAAGTATGTGTTTACCTGGCGGAACTGGCCCCAGCCCGTATCCGCGGACGGATTGTGGGAATCCAGCAATGGGCGATCG AATGGGGTATCCTTATAATGTACCTGATCTCGTGGGGCTGCGGCAAAGGCATCGCTGGACCCTCCGCCTTCCGAGTCGCCTGGGGTGTCCAAGCCGTCCCTGGTCTCGTCTTGTTCCTCGCGTTATTTTTCTTCCCCGAGTCTCCGCGGTGGCTGGCCAGTCGTGAACGCTGGGAAGAAGCACTTGATGTTCTTGCCGCCCTCCACGGAAAGGGCAACCGCAACGATCCAGTCGTCCAggtcgagtttgaggaagtAAAAGAGGCTGCGCGTCTCGCAGCTGAAGCCAAGGAcgtctctttctttgctctttttgGCCCGCGCATCTGGAAGCGAACCCTGTGTGGCGTCAGTTGCCAGGTCTGGCAGCAGTTGCTTGGCGGGAATGTGGCCATGTACTACGTTGTTTGGATCTTCCAGATGGCTGGAATG TACGTGATCTTCGTCGCCACAACCGGCGTCATCCTCCCCTACATCGATCGCATCGGACGCcgtctccttctcgtctcgGGCGCCATTATCTGCATGATCATCCACTACGCCATTGCGGCCGTGATGGCTACACGCGGCAACCCGGTCGATGAAATCAATGGCAACGCCTCGCTCAAGTGGGAAATCACCGGCGCGAGCGGCAAAGCCGTCATCGCCATGTCGTACATCTTCGTCGGCGTCTACGGTCTAACCTGGGCCCCTGCAGCCTGGATCTACGCGTCCGAAGTGTTCCCACTAAAGTACCGAGCCAAGGGTGTCGGATTGAGTGCCGCCGGCAACTGGATCTTCAACTTTGCGCTGGCGTACTTTGTTGCACCTGCGTTCACGAATATCCAGTGGAAGACATACATTATCTTCGGTGTCTTCTGCACGGTCATGACCTTCCATGTTTTCTTCATGTATCCCGAGACAGCGCAGCGAAGTCTTGAAGAGATCGATCTTATGTTCGACACCCATGTGAAACCGTGGCAGACGGCGAAACTTCAGGATCGgttcgaggaggaggttgagaggcAACGGAAGCAGAGTGTTGCCGAGGCGCATGTCGGCGATGCGAGTCATAAGGAAGAGGTCTAG
- the ugd2 gene encoding putative UDP-glucose dehydrogenase Ugd1 (transcript_id=CADANIAT00009427) — translation MIFFFPILFALAGTCITLLFSNRIRQYRALVSKTRQPDRDRVVVKGHTYSEAVSGDQKTEVEFRSEGLSTISQIENVRQVCIIGAGKEGVITGIILASHNPEVEFCVADTDEELIRLWKSDTLPFSEPGLENMFFDDGALHATRSEDEKEDGKHANIDHGQDQDQQRLTGKETAAHVERRKKLSNLTFSADIHAALVPAQLVFLCLEMDPSAGASDESSSHSYLDSALYTIALASRGHKIIVQRSTAPYGATAYIKNRLQAISSPKATHTVLANPVLAVPFPGSLIASMITPSSVIIGHIFSSTASTPAITALKRLYASFVPEDRIVTMDAYSAELGTISAKAVIVQQMMALNSVHMICGKVEASPGNVGWILGGLDIAAVRTGVWMRREVRCLVNLAKGLGMEEVKAYWEGVLKLEGMKYRRDVRNFLETLNQGEDRKKAALILTDAMGDQETALVLLDELKRAEVTIRAWVDCATKEQSHNVLQTVRGRVEGLEVANSLESACAGSNVVILHGSLGIRDEAMQAIADNMERPKALLNLGDRMDEMKMRQLGFRLV, via the exons ATGATATTCTTCTTTCCTATCCTTTTCGCCCTAGCCGGCACCTGCATCACCCTCCTATTCTCGAACCGTATCCGCCAATACAGAGCCTTGGTCTCCAAAACCAGACAACCCGACCGCGACCGAGTTGTTGTAAAGGGGCATACCTACTCGGAAGCAGTTAGTGGGGACCAAAAAACAGAAGTCGAATTCCGATCCGAGGGCCTGAGTACGATATCTCAGATTGAGAATGTGCGTCAGGTCTGCATCATTGGTGCGGGAAAAGAGGGTGTCATAACGGGCATCATTCTCGCATCGCACAATCCAGAGGTCGAGTTCTGTGTCGCTGATACCGATGAAGAATTGATCAGACTATGGAAATCCGATACGCTGCCCTTCTCTGAGCCAGGGCTGGAAAATATGTTCTTTGATGACGGGGCTCTCCACGCGACTAGGTctgaggacgagaaggaggacGGGAAGCACGCTAATATAGATCATGGTCAGGATCAAGACCAACAGAGGTTGACGGGAAAGGAGACAGCAGCTCATGTAGAGCGCCGCAAGAAACTATCTAATCTAACCTTCTCGGCCGATATTCATGCTGCGCTCGTCCCGGCGCAGCTGGTCTTCCTGTGTCTGGAGATGGATCCCAGTGCTGGCGCATCT GACGAGTCTTCGTCACACTCCTACCTAGATTCCGCCCTCTACACGATTGCCCTCGCCTCGAGAGGGCATAAAATTATCGTGCAACGAAGTACAGCGCCCTACGGTGCTACAGCGTATATCAAGAATCGA TTACAAGCAATATCTTCGCCCAAGGCTACCCACACTGTTCTGGCAAACCCCGTTCTGGCCGTCCCATTCCCAGGCTCTCTAATAGCGTCAATGATTACCCCATCGAGCGTGATAATTGGCCACATCTTCTCCTCTACGGCCTCGACACCAGCGATAACTGCTCTGAAGAGGTTGTACGCCTCATTTGTGCCTGAAGACCGCATTGTGACCATGGACGCGTACTCGGCTGAACTAGGAACCATTAGCGCCAAGGCAGTAATTGTGCAGCAGATGATGGCGTTGAACTCTGTGCACATGATATGTGGCAAGGTAGAGGCGAGTCCGGGAAATGTGGGATGGATACTGGGAGGGCTGGACATCGCAGCCGTCAGGACAGGagtgtggatgaggagggaggtGCGGTGCTTAGTCAATCTTGCTAAGGGGCtggggatggaggaggtgaaGGCGTACTGGGAGGGGGTGCTGAAGCTGGAGGGGATGAAGTACCGGAGAGATGTTAGGAACTTCTTGGAAACTCTAAACCAGGGTGAAGACCggaagaaggctgctttGATCTTGACGGATGCAATGGGAGATCAGGAGACGGCGCTGGTTCTGCTGGACGAGTTAAAAAGAGCCGAGGTGACGATTAGGGCATGGGTCGACTGTGCGACAAAGGAGCAGAGCCACAATGTTCTTCAAACCGTTAGAGGTAGGGTCGAAGGCCTTGAGGTAGCGAATTCACTAGAAAGTGCGTGCGCAGGATCCAatgtcgtcatcctccatGGTTCCCTGGGGATTCGTGATGAGGCGATGCAGGCGATAGCGGACAATATGGAAAGGCCGAAGGCACTACTGAATCTAGGAGATCGGATGGACGAAATGAAGATGCGGCAGCTGGGGTTCAGGCTTGTATAA
- a CDS encoding laccase lccB (transcript_id=CADANIAT00009429), protein MAQLWGWISVYCLLILSFTVRSLGQEQSAFCEHSSLARECWGQYNISTDYHAITPDTGVTREYWLVAENTTLAPDGYERQVLVFNGTLPGPLIEANWGDELVIHVTNGLEHNGTAIHWHGIWQRGTNQYDGVPGVTQCPISPGQTYTYRFRATQYGTTWYHSHFSLQLAEGLFGPLVIHGPASADYDVDLGSVFISDWYHKSAFILWEESTRYGGVPVRANAVPPTGLFNGSNVFGGGGRRSEMIVEKGKKYRLRLIDSSVDGWMKFSIDGHKLTVISADLVPIEPYETDAVILTSGQRYDVVFEANQKIGNYWTRVIYQTACNGLDIKDPDIRGILRYAGAEISDPTSSQWSSIRNSCGDEPYDKLVPYVKRTVGKAAGQENLNVGWYYDLPELYFHWTLNTKALTIDWGTPTNKLIYNNESVFPTEYNIYEVPNRDQWTYWVIQDVGLVNAYHPFHLHGHDFFILAQGRGLYTPLVKLNRDNPPRRDTATMAGNGFLVIAFESDNPGSWLMHCHIAWHASQSLALQFVERESEIGPLIEPVIGEIESDCKKWEKYHAESVYHQDDSGI, encoded by the exons ATGGCGCAACTTTGGGGATGGATCTCTGTATACTGCTTGCTTATTCTGTCGTTTACGGTGCGTTCACTTGGACAGGAGCAATCAGCGTTCTGTGAACACAGTTCTCTCGCGCGAGAATGCTGGGGCCAGTATAACATCTCAACTGATTACCACGCCATCACGCCTGATACGGGCGTCACCAGAGAG TACTGGCTCGTCGCGGAGAATACAACCCTTGCACCAGACGGGTACGAGCGACAAGTCCTTGTCTTCAATGGGACTCTGCCGGGTCCCTTGATTGAAGCCAACTGGGGCGATGAGCTCGTTATTCACGTTACGAATGGGCTCGAGCATAATGG AACAGCGATTCACTGGCACGGTATCTGGCAACGCGGAACGAATCAATATGACG GTGTCCCAGGCGTGACCCAATGCCCCATCTCTCCAGGCCAAACATACACCTACCGGTTCCGCGCAACGCAGTACGGGACAACCTGGTATCACAGCCACTTCAGTCTCCAACTCGCAGAGGGTCTCTTTGGACCCCTCGTTATCCATGGCCCAGCGAGTGCAGACTATGACGTTGACCTTGGTTCCGTGTTTATAAGCGACTGGTACCATAAGTCTGCATTCATACTCTGGGAGGAATCAACCCGCTATGGGGGGGTTCCCGTCAGAGCCAACGCCGTTCCGCCAACGGGACTCTTTAATGGGAGTAATGTTTTCGGCGGAGGCGGGAGGCGCTCTGAGATGATTGtcgagaaggggaagaagtaTCGCCTTCGACTAATCGACAGTTCTGTAGACGGGTGGATGAAGTTCTCTATCGACGGGCATAAACTGACCGTCATATCGGCGGACCTCGTCCCTATCGAACCGTACGAGACCGATGCGGTAATCCTCACCTCGGGACAACGGTACGATGTGGTCTTCGAGGCGAACCAGAAAATAGGGAACTACTGGACTCGCGTGATTTACCAAACAGCCTGTAACGGgctggatatcaaggatCCTGATATACGTGGTATACTCCGGTACGCAGGCGCTGAAATCTCCGACCCTACAAGCTCGCAGTGGTCGTCCATCCGCAATTCCTGCGGCGATGAGCCCTATGATAAGCTCGTTCCGTATGTGAAACGGACAGTGGGAAAGGCTGCCGGCCAGGAGAACCTTAACGTGGGTTGGTACTATGACCTGCCAGAGCTGTACTTTCACTGGACGCTCAATACAAAAGCCCTGACGATCGACTGGGGAACTCCGACGAATAAACTCATCTATAATAACGAGTCTGTCTTTCCAACGGAATACAATATCTACGAGGTGCCAAATAGGGATCAA TGGACGTACTGGGTCATTCAAGATGTTGGACTCGTCAACGCCTATCACCCTTTCCATCTACATGGTCATGACTTTTTCATCCTTGCGCAGGGGCGGGGGCTTTATACACCTCTCGTCAAGCTGAACCGTGATAACCCGCCCCGAAGGGATACGGCCACGATGGCAGGGAACGGGTTTCTTGTCATTGCATTCGAAAGCGATAACCCGGG ATCCTGGTTGATGCACTGCCATATTGCCTGGCACGCAAGCCAAAGCCTCGCCCTCCAGTTTGTCGAGCGTGAGTCGGAGATTGGGCCCTTGATTGAGCCGGTTATTGGCGAGATTGAGAGTGACTGTAAAAAATGGGAGAAGTACCATGCGGAATCCGTCTACCATCAGGATGATTCTGGTATCTAA
- a CDS encoding putative amino acid transporter (transcript_id=CADANIAT00009425), with amino-acid sequence MAEVARPSPLGESSSQDTSDKQVHPTLQETDHGAETDLRRTLSTRHLTMIALGSSIGMGLWLGSGTSLRNGGPAALFIGYILAGTMIWSVAHAIGEMAVLYPLPSAFVQWSSIFISKELGFAVGWAYWFSAFITIANELQVGNPPYLTFFAHCQLNPTPVVSAGGAPNHEAVGFRYWNAEPFTNGFKGFLSVMPTCIFAMSGSENSALVAAETQNPRRSVPRAVGSIWLRLSLFYLLGAVVVTITVSPEDPNLFGASGTNASPFVIAYTNAGIPHFHRKDQPNTEEQIFGRADRKGRPVAGLVVTLLLGGGFSYLNVSQSGADVFSWLSNLTSLFTLFGWGSICASHLRMRYAWKNQGRSEADLPWKTWTYPYASWWGLSWCILLIIAEFYLSVWPLHTNPNVTDFFANYVSIIVVLVVYLGARLWYQGPWWVDAASIDLDAPRRFYAPDDAEGKKVNVLEKSVGWIFK; translated from the exons ATGGCGGAAGTAGCAAGGCCGAGCCCTCTGGGCGAAAGTTCCAGCCAGGACACCTCAGATAAACAGGTGCACCCAACCCTACAAGAAACCGATCATGGAGCGGAAACAGACCTCCGCCGCACCCTGTCCACCCGGCATCTGACCATGATCGCCCTTGGCTCGTCCATTGGCATGGGCCTGTGGCTTGGAAGCGGTACTTCCTTGCGCAATGGCGGCCCTGCcgccctcttcatcgggTACATCCTCGCGGGGACGATGATCTGGTCTGTGGCTCATGCTATTGGCGAGATGGCCGTTCTGTATCCGCTGCCGTCTGCCTTCGTGCAATGGAGCAGTATATTTATCAGCAAAGAGCTTGGCTTCGCCGTCGGCTGGGCTTACTGGTTCAGCGCGTTCATCACGATTGCCAACGAGCTACAG GTTGGCAACCCTCCATACCTGACGTTCTTTGCACATTGCCAACTCAATCCAACGCCAGTTGTCTCTGCCGGAGGGGCACCAAACCATGAAGCAGTCGGCTTTCGCTATTGGAATGCAGAGCCATTCACCAACGGCTTCAAGGGCTTTCTGAGCGTGATGCCAACCTGCATCTTTGCGATGTCCGGCTCCGAGAATAGTGCATTGGTCGCAGCCGAGACGCAGAATCCTCGTCGGTCTGTTCCCCGGGCCGTTGGCTCAATCTGGTTGCGTCTTTCTTTGTTCTACCTTCTTGGAGCGGTCGTCGTGACCATCACCGTTTCCCCAGAGGACCCTAACCTGTTCGGCGCCTCGGGAACTAATGCATCGCCCTTTGTCATTGCATACACGAATGCCGGTATACCG CACTTCCATCGCAAGGATCAGCCAAATACTGAGGAGCAGATCTTTGGCCGCGCCGACAGGAAAGGCCGTCCGGTTGCAGGACTGGTAGTcacgctcctcctcggtggTGGATTTTCCTATCTTAATGTCAGCCAAAGCGGCGCAGACGTCTTTTCATGGTTGTCGAACCTCACCTCCCTCTTCACCCTGTTCGGCTGGGGCTCCATCTGCGCATCCCATCTGCGCATGCGGTACGCGTGGAAAAACCAGGGCCGATCTGAAGCTGATCTGCCCTGGAAGACGTGGACTTATCCCTATGCCTCATGGTGGGGACTCTCCTGGTGtatcctgctcatcatcgcCGAGTTTTACTTGAGTGTCTGGCCGCTTCATACGAACCCCAACGTAACAGACTTTTTTGCCAACTATGTGAGCATCATTGTTGTTCTTGTTGTGTATCTCGGTGCGAGGCTCTGGTACCAAGGTCCGTGGTGGGTGGATGCCGCGAGCATTGATCTGGATGCGCCGAGGAGGTTTTACGCCCCAGACGATgcagagggaaagaaagtgAATGTCTTGGAGAAGTCGGTGGGGTGGATTTTTAAATaa
- a CDS encoding MFS transporter (transcript_id=CADANIAT00009424), translating to MDISYPVINAGGLKNIASQIIMEIELDKRENRPTDNVPPDDIGKIEVVDDAEMEQFYGSSTTDAYRLKSELVSQCMADIGMGRFQWKLFTVAGFGWIVDNFCSQGISAVQPPIQQEFSGIKQVSYSSVAYYVGMIIGASFWGISSDLIGRKPAFNSTLAIAGIFLCAAAGTSNFIAFSALWAVIGTAAGGNVVCDSMILLEFIPGSHQYLLTALSGWWNLGQLVVSLLAWVFLANFSCPTDATPDTCSRADNMGWRYTLITLGGLSLAFTFVRIFVFKMPETPRYLLSQGNDQAAVDAVNYVARQNGKPEPLTLSMLQAIDVRLGFTPNAEERLSTKDILKENMQEFRGEHYQALFATRKLSQHTALIWAVWLIIGIAYPLYFNFLPSYLATRFTQDSSLDLTYRNYCIQSAVGVVGPLSAAVLVNTFLGRRWMMGISSIVTGVFLFAYVGVKTPMSSLAFSCVTGLLANFANQLSEYAIMYAFTPESFPAPHRGTASGTAASLLRFGGLVASLIASETGFTTAPIYASAALWVGVGVLCFGLPFETHGHAAI from the exons ATGGATATATCATACCCTGTCATCAATGCTGGAGGTCTCAAGAATATCGCCAGCCAGATCATCATGGAAATCGAACTCGACAAGCGTGAGAATCGTCCGACGGACAATGTCCCGCCGGATGACATTGGGAAAATCGAGGTCGTCGACGATGCCGAGATGGAGCAGTTCTACGGCTCGTCTACCACTGATGCCTACCGTCTCAAGTCAGAGCTCGTTTCGCAATGCATGGCAGACATTGGGATGGGGCG ATTCCAGTGGAAACTGTTCACCGTCGCCGGCTTTGGCTGGATCGTCGATAATTTCTGTTCACAGGGGATATCGGCTGTCCAGCCACCAATCCAGCAGGAGTTCAGCGGCATCAAGCAGGTGAGCTACAGCTCGGTGGCGTATTATGTGGGAATGATCATCGGTGCCTCATTCTGGGGCATTTCCTCCGACTTGATCGGCCGCAAGCCTGCCTTCAACTCGACGTTAGCAATCGCGGGCATTTTCCTATGTGCCGCCGCGGGGACGTCGAACTTCATCGCCTTTAGTGCTCTCTGGGCAGTAATAGGAACGGCTGCAGGTGGTAATGTGGTTTGCGACTCGATGATTCT CCTCGAATTCATCCCCGGGAGCCACCAGTACCTCCTGACCGCGCTCAGTGGATGGTGGAATCTCGGACAGCTTGTAGTGTCACTGCTTGCATGGGTATTCCTCGCCAACTTCAGCTGCCCAACGGATGCGACGCCAGACACCTGTTCGCGTGCCGACAATATGGGCTGGCGATATACCCTCATCACCCTCGGCGGGCTTTCCCTTGCCTTCACCTTCGTCcgcatcttcgtcttcaagaTGCCTGAAACGCCCCGGTACCTGCTCTCGCAAGGAAATGACCAGGCTGCGGTAGACGCAGTGAACTATGTCGCCCGTCAGAACGGAAAGCCAGAGCCGCTAACGCTGTCGATGTTGCAGGCTATCGACGTTCGGCTGGGTTTCACCCCAAACGCAGAGGAAAGATTGTCGACGAAGGATATCCTCAAAGAGAACATGCAGGAGTTTCGAGGAGAACATTACCAAGCTCTCTTCGCGACACGAAAGCTTTCCCAGCATACGGCATTGATCTGGGCTGTCTGGTTGATCATTG GCATCGCATACCCGCTGTATTTCAACTTTCTCCCTTCTTATCTTGCCACCAGATTCACGCAAGATTCCTCGCTCGACCTGACCTACCGCAACTACTGCATCCAGTCAGCCGTCGGGGTCGTTGGTCCGTTATCTGCAGCGGTCCTCGTGAATACCTTCCTCGGCCGGCGCTGGATGATGGGCATTTCCTCGATCGTAACTGGtgtctttctcttcgcgTACGTCGGCGTCAAGACTCCAATGTCGAGTCTCGCGTTTTCGTGTGTCACAGGGTTGTTAGCGAATTTTG CTAATCAGTTGTCAGAGTACGCCATAATGTATGCCTTCACGCCGGAGtcctttcctgctcctcatcgCGGCACAGCATCAGGGACAGCGGCATCGCTACTTCGATTCGGCGGGCTGGTCGCGAGCTTGATTGCGTCGGAGACGGGGTTCACGACAGCACCTATCTATGCTAGTGCGGCGCTTTGGGTCGGCGTCGGGGTTCTATGCTTTGGATTGCCGTTTGAGACTCATGGGCATGCTGCTATCTAG